Proteins co-encoded in one Oculatellaceae cyanobacterium genomic window:
- a CDS encoding metal-binding protein, translating to MPSGRTHDRITLWLLPIVTVLTYGLTRSGDLTLIVAGSFLFAGLMFGPDLDIHSRQFIRWGWFRWIWIPYQKALNHRSVFSHGPIIGTIVRVLYLTNLLLVLALLILVVTNLLLGWQWNWQRLAEDGVRSLFQHSPEFIALFVGMELGSMSHSFSDWGGSAYKRYQKGGLQAILPKAKKRRGKVTSKRKSPGRKVGKTTAKTQRTPRKK from the coding sequence GTGCCTTCTGGTCGCACTCACGATCGCATTACCCTGTGGCTCTTACCCATCGTTACTGTACTAACCTACGGGCTAACCCGCAGTGGCGACTTAACGTTGATAGTTGCAGGATCTTTCCTGTTTGCTGGGCTGATGTTTGGCCCAGATCTCGATATCCACTCTCGCCAGTTTATTCGCTGGGGGTGGTTTCGCTGGATTTGGATACCCTATCAGAAAGCTCTAAATCACCGCTCGGTTTTTTCTCATGGCCCAATTATTGGCACGATAGTACGAGTACTTTACCTGACTAATCTGTTGCTAGTTTTGGCGCTGCTAATTTTAGTTGTTACTAATTTGTTACTAGGGTGGCAATGGAATTGGCAAAGACTAGCGGAAGATGGTGTGCGATCGCTTTTTCAACACTCTCCCGAATTTATCGCTTTGTTTGTGGGGATGGAATTAGGCTCAATGAGCCATTCTTTTAGTGATTGGGGTGGATCGGCTTACAAACGCTATCAAAAAGGGGGACTGCAAGCGATTTTGCCTAAAGCTAAGAAGCGACGGGGAAAGGTGACAAGCAAGCGTAAATCTCCAGGGCGAAAAGTTGGGAAAACAACCGCCAAGACGCAGAGAACGCCAAGGAAGAAATAA
- a CDS encoding photosystem II q(b) protein — protein sequence ANLGMEVMHERNAHNFPLDLAAGVEAPVALTAPAING from the coding sequence CGCCAACTTGGGTATGGAAGTAATGCACGAGCGCAATGCTCACAACTTCCCTCTAGATTTGGCTGCTGGTGTTGAGGCTCCTGTTGCTCTTACCGCTCCAGCTATCAATGGTTAA
- the mazG gene encoding nucleoside triphosphate pyrophosphohydrolase — MSSPQEQQLTSQSPLYALQQLIDVIAKLRSPDGGCPWDLAQTQETLIPYVIEEAYEVVDAIRSGNQDAIAEELGDLLLQVVLQSQVASDEGKFTLREVAQGITEKLIRRHPHVFSDVEVQNAEEVHQNWEKIKSAEKGETPEAAQLLSRKLSRYARTLPPLTGGMKISQKAAAAGFEWDNVEGVWAKFEEELAELKEALATEDKAHQEAELGDLLFTIINIARWHDLDPTAALQGTNQRFIERLQKMEVFADRPLTDYTIDELENFWQQAKAQIAAQK, encoded by the coding sequence ATGTCTAGTCCCCAAGAACAACAGCTAACTTCTCAAAGTCCTTTATATGCTTTGCAACAGTTGATTGATGTGATTGCTAAGTTGCGATCGCCTGATGGTGGTTGTCCTTGGGATTTAGCGCAAACCCAAGAAACGCTGATTCCTTATGTAATTGAAGAAGCGTATGAGGTGGTAGATGCAATTCGTAGTGGAAATCAGGATGCGATCGCAGAAGAGTTAGGCGATTTACTTTTACAAGTAGTTTTGCAATCACAAGTTGCTAGTGATGAAGGGAAGTTTACCTTAAGAGAAGTTGCACAAGGAATTACTGAAAAGTTAATTCGTCGCCATCCTCATGTTTTTAGTGATGTTGAGGTGCAAAATGCTGAGGAAGTGCATCAAAACTGGGAAAAAATCAAATCAGCCGAAAAAGGCGAAACTCCTGAAGCAGCACAACTACTAAGTCGTAAATTAAGCCGTTATGCCCGTACACTCCCCCCACTGACGGGGGGAATGAAAATTTCTCAAAAAGCTGCTGCTGCTGGGTTTGAGTGGGATAATGTTGAAGGTGTTTGGGCAAAGTTTGAGGAAGAGTTAGCAGAATTAAAAGAAGCACTTGCAACAGAAGATAAAGCACATCAGGAAGCAGAGTTAGGAGATTTACTGTTTACTATTATTAATATTGCCCGTTGGCATGATTTAGACCCAACCGCAGCGTTACAAGGAACTAATCAGCGTTTTATCGAACGCTTGCAAAAAATGGAAGTGTTTGCAGATCGTCCTTTGACAGATTACACGATTGATGAATTAGAAAATTTTTGGCAGCAAGCTAAAGCACAAATAGCGGCTCAAAAATAG
- a CDS encoding glutamate-5-semialdehyde dehydrogenase has translation MTASFIASRPLIDLAQSTRQAARSLAVLSTESKNHAIVAIAQAIETAAPDILAANAADCKAAEEAGIAKALYARLKLDETKLKGAIAGVRDVGKLPDPVGTVQINRELDQGLILKRVSCPLGVLGVIFEARPDAVVQISSLAIKSGNGVILKGGQEAVRSCEALVKAIRQGLAKTEVNPEVVQLLTTREETLALLQLDQYVDLIIPRGSNSFVRFVQENTRIPVLGHAEGICHLYIDQAADIDKAIAITVDAKTQYPAACNAIETLLVNQEIAANFLPQVATALQQRNVELRGDEQTCQILNIAQATEADWATEYSDLILSIKIVDSVEEAIAHINTYGSRHTDAIVTENQNTANTFIVQVDAAGVYHNCSTRFADGFRYGFGAEVGISTQKMPPRGPVGLEGLITYKYQITGDGHIAATYSGSNAKSFTHKDLG, from the coding sequence ATGACAGCTTCTTTTATTGCTTCCCGTCCCCTGATCGATCTCGCCCAAAGTACTCGTCAAGCAGCGCGTAGTTTGGCAGTATTGTCCACTGAATCTAAAAATCATGCAATTGTTGCGATCGCCCAAGCAATAGAAACCGCCGCACCAGATATTCTCGCTGCGAATGCAGCAGATTGTAAAGCGGCTGAAGAAGCTGGAATTGCTAAAGCTTTATACGCACGACTCAAATTAGATGAAACTAAACTAAAGGGTGCGATCGCAGGTGTGCGAGATGTCGGTAAGTTACCCGATCCAGTTGGTACTGTCCAAATTAATCGAGAATTGGATCAAGGATTAATCCTCAAGCGGGTTAGTTGTCCTTTGGGCGTTTTAGGCGTAATCTTTGAAGCGCGTCCTGATGCCGTTGTTCAAATTTCTAGCCTTGCCATAAAATCCGGTAACGGTGTCATCCTCAAAGGTGGACAAGAAGCTGTGCGTTCTTGCGAAGCTTTAGTTAAAGCTATTCGTCAAGGATTAGCTAAAACTGAAGTTAACCCAGAGGTCGTGCAACTCCTGACGACGAGAGAGGAAACTTTGGCGCTGTTGCAGTTAGATCAATATGTGGATCTAATTATTCCTAGAGGTTCTAACTCGTTTGTGCGGTTTGTGCAAGAAAATACCCGCATTCCAGTGTTAGGTCATGCAGAAGGGATTTGTCATTTATATATAGATCAAGCAGCAGATATAGATAAAGCGATCGCTATTACTGTAGATGCCAAAACTCAATATCCCGCCGCTTGTAACGCGATTGAAACGCTGTTAGTTAATCAAGAAATTGCTGCAAATTTCCTACCACAAGTTGCTACTGCATTGCAACAACGTAACGTTGAATTACGGGGAGATGAGCAAACTTGCCAAATTTTAAACATTGCACAAGCAACAGAAGCAGACTGGGCGACAGAGTACAGCGATTTAATTTTGTCGATTAAAATAGTTGATTCTGTTGAGGAAGCGATCGCGCATATCAATACTTACGGATCGCGACATACTGATGCTATTGTCACCGAAAATCAAAATACAGCAAATACATTCATCGTTCAAGTAGATGCAGCCGGAGTATATCACAACTGTTCAACCCGCTTTGCCGATGGTTTTCGCTATGGCTTTGGTGCAGAAGTAGGAATTAGCACCCAAAAAATGCCTCCTCGTGGCCCTGTTGGTTTAGAAGGATTGATAACTTATAAGTATCAAATTACAGGTGATGGTCACATCGCAGCCACCTATAGTGGAAGTAATGCTAAATCATTTACTCATAAAGATTTAGGCTAG